In Erpetoichthys calabaricus chromosome 4, fErpCal1.3, whole genome shotgun sequence, one genomic interval encodes:
- the LOC114651282 gene encoding olfactory receptor 6N1-like: MTNTSLTMSSVEQFIVIGLPGFQDHESKLLFSGIFLIAYLLICLGNFSILATFMLDENLHKPMYMLICTLAVFDITFSSITVPRALAILMFDASVTSFAACFAQLFLYHSVGSSQTLLLMLMAYDRFVAICNPLLYPTIMTNRFLLKQIALCWLGGFTTLIIPLVLAVRLPFCGPNKVRHLYCDHTSVVRLACTDISVNSYVTLTIGLSVMFISLAYIVYSYIRIITSVLKIASSEGRAKAFSTCGTHLVVIFIFIFTAAGVYISYRIPGTSEDMRIIAAVLQTIIPPLLNPVIYCLRNKEIRDSFVKIVKRCKISP; encoded by the coding sequence ATGACTAATACAAGCCTGACAATGTCATCAGTGGAGCAGTTTATTGTAATTGGCTTACCAGGATTTCAGGATCATGAAAGCAAACTTCTGTTTTCTGGTATATTCTTGATTGCCTATCTTTTAATTTGCCTGGGGAACTTCAGCATTCTTGCCACATTTatgctggatgaaaacctgcacaaGCCCATGTATATGCTGATTTGCACTCTGGCAGTGTTTGACATTACTTTTTCATCTATCACAGTCCCAAGAGCACTGGCCATTTTAATGTTTGACGCCAGTGTAACTTCATTTGCTGCTTGTTTTGCTCAACTCTTTCTTTACCATTCTGTAGGTAGTTCACAGACTCTTCTCTTAATGCTGATGGCATATGACAGATTTGTGGCTATCTGTAACCCTCTTCTGTACCCCACCATTATGACCAACAGATTCCTCCTAAAGCAGATCGCTCTGTGTTGGCTTGGCGGGTTCACTACGCTCATTATTCCACTTGTTTTGGCTGTCAGGCTGCCCTTTTGTGGTCCTAATAAAGTCAGGCATCTCTATTGCGACCACACCTCAGTGGTCAGACTGGCTTGTACTGACATTTCAGTCAACAGCTATGTAACTTTGACCATCGGTCTGTCTGTTATGTTCATTTCCTTGGCATATATTGTGTATTCCTACATACGGATCATCACATCTGTGCTCAAAATTGCCAGTTCTGAAGGACGCGCCAAGGCCTTCTCAACCTGTGGGACACACCTGGtggtaatttttatatttattttcactgcTGCTGGTGTTTACATTTCATATCGGATCCCAGGAACTTCTGAAGATATGCGCATAATAGCAGCAGTGCTGCAGACTATAATTCCACCCTTACTGAACCCTGTTATATACTGCCTGAGGAATAAAGAGATTAGAGACAGCtttgttaaaattgtaaaaaggtgtaaaatatcacCATAG
- the LOC114651283 gene encoding olfactory receptor 6N1-like → MTNTSLTTSLVEQFIVVGFPGFQDHESKLLFSVIFLIVYLLICLGNLSILATFFLDESLHKPMYVLISTLAVLDITYSSVTIPRMLTFLMFDARVISFVACFAQLFLFHAVGSSQSLLLMLMAYDRLVAICNPLLYPTIMTNRVILKQITWCWLGGFITPLIPLILAVRLPFCGPNKVMHLYCDHTSVVRLACADILVNSIVTLTIAMSIMFIPLTYIVYSYIRIIKSVLKIASSEGRVKAFSTCGTHLVVIFIFIFTAAGVYISYRIPGASEDVRIMAAVLQNIIPPLLNPLIYCLRTKEIRDSFVKIVKWYKIFPW, encoded by the coding sequence ATGACTAATACAAGCCTGACAACATCATTAGTCGAGCAGTTCATTGTCGTTGGCTTTCCAGGATTCCAGGATCATGAAAGCAAACTTCTGTTTTCTGTAATATTCTTGATTGTCTACCTTTTGATTTGCCTGGGGAACCTCAGCATCCTTGCCACATTCTTCTTGGATGAAAGCCTACACAAGCCCATGTATGTTCTGATTAGCACACTGGCAGTTTTAGACATTACTTATTCATCTGTCACAATCCCAAGAATGCTGACCTTTTTAATGTTCGACGCCAGAGTGATATCATTTGTTGCTTGTTTTGCtcaactttttctttttcatgctgTAGGTAGTTCACAGTCCCTTCTCTTAATGCTGATGGCATATGACAGATTGGTGGCCATCTGTAACCCACTTCTGTACCCCACCATTATGACCAACAGAGTCATTCTAAAGCAGATCACTTGGTGTTGGCTTGGTGGATTCATTACTCCTTTGATTCCACTCATTTTGGCTGTCAGGCTGCCCTTCTGCGGTCCCAATAAAGTTATGCATCTCTATTGTGATCACACCTCAGTGGTCCGACTCGCCTGTGCTGACATTTTAGTTAACAGCATTGTGACTCTGACCATTGCTATGTCCATTATGTTCATCCCCTTGACTTATATTGTGTATTCCTACATACGGATCATTAAATCTGTGCTTAAAATTGCCAGTTCTGAAGGACGCGTCAAGGCTTTCTCTACATGTGGGACACATCTGGTGGtaatttttatcttcattttcacTGCTGCTGGAGTTTACATTTCATATCGGATCCCAGGAGCTTCTGAAGATGTGCGTATAATGGCAGCCGTGCTGCAGAACATAATTCCACCATTGCTGAACCCTCTTATATACTGCCTTAGGACTAAAGAGATTAGAGACAGCTTTGTCAAAATTGTAAAATGGTATAAAATATTTCCATGGTGA